The proteins below come from a single Oscillospiraceae bacterium genomic window:
- the pgsA gene encoding CDP-diacylglycerol--glycerol-3-phosphate 3-phosphatidyltransferase: MFKNLPNYITIFRLILVFVFIFLFSSDIDNKSLYCVITFLIAGLSDVLDGFLARKFKIESNFGKLMDPLADKLMQITVAVCMASMEHSLSWVPVFLILKELVMILGAARLLKKDKIVVQANFFGKLASVIYFLVFLVIMIFENIDPLIKQGLCISFVIVSILAFVNYINAYYKKVKPQ, translated from the coding sequence ATGTTTAAAAATCTTCCTAATTACATCACAATATTCAGATTGATATTGGTTTTTGTTTTTATATTTTTGTTTAGTTCGGATATAGATAATAAAAGCCTTTATTGTGTTATAACTTTTTTGATAGCAGGTCTTAGTGATGTATTGGATGGTTTTTTAGCAAGGAAATTTAAAATTGAAAGTAATTTCGGCAAACTTATGGATCCTCTTGCCGATAAACTTATGCAGATAACCGTTGCAGTTTGTATGGCGAGTATGGAACATTCTCTTTCGTGGGTGCCTGTATTTTTAATACTAAAAGAGTTAGTTATGATTTTAGGTGCAGCGAGACTTCTTAAAAAAGATAAAATTGTTGTTCAGGCAAACTTTTTCGGAAAACTTGCAAGTGTGATTTATTTCCTTGTCTTCCTTGTTATAATGATTTTTGAAAATATTGATCCTCTTATAAAACAAGGGCTATGCATAAGTTTTGTTATTGTATCAATACTTGCCTTTGTAAATTACATAAATGCATATTACAAAAAAGTTAAACCACAGTAA
- the pfkA gene encoding 6-phosphofructokinase, with protein sequence MKKIAVLTSGGDAPGMNAAIRAVVRCALHNNMEVYGIHEGYKGLLNGNFEKMGYRSVSDCLNKGGTILKTARSKTFATPEGVAKAVEIAKEKGIEGIVVIGGDGSFRGARALSDAGLPTVGIPGTIDNDIACTDYTIGFDTALNTACECIDKLKDTCSSHSRCSVVEVMGRHAGHIALEVAVANGAEAVLVPEKDYDIKDDIVSYINESIKKGKSHFVVIVAEGIGESEKIAFQIEALTEIETRVAILGHIQRGGSPTVYDRVMASRMGVKAVELLMENKANRVVAFKDNKIVDYDITEALNMKKGIDEQLYEVFTDITY encoded by the coding sequence ATGAAAAAAATTGCTGTTTTAACAAGTGGGGGAGATGCTCCCGGTATGAACGCAGCCATTCGTGCTGTTGTAAGATGTGCGCTTCACAATAATATGGAAGTTTATGGGATTCACGAAGGATACAAGGGCCTTTTGAATGGTAATTTTGAAAAAATGGGATATCGTTCTGTATCCGATTGTTTAAATAAAGGCGGTACAATTTTAAAAACTGCTCGCAGTAAAACTTTTGCGACCCCTGAAGGAGTTGCAAAAGCTGTTGAAATTGCAAAAGAAAAGGGTATTGAGGGTATAGTTGTTATCGGAGGCGACGGGTCATTCAGGGGCGCAAGAGCGTTAAGTGATGCAGGGCTTCCTACTGTTGGTATTCCGGGAACAATTGATAATGATATTGCCTGCACTGATTATACTATCGGTTTTGATACGGCGCTTAATACTGCCTGTGAATGTATAGATAAACTAAAAGATACCTGTTCATCTCATTCAAGATGCAGTGTTGTTGAAGTTATGGGAAGGCACGCAGGGCATATTGCTCTTGAAGTTGCAGTTGCCAACGGTGCAGAAGCAGTTTTAGTTCCTGAAAAAGATTATGATATAAAAGACGATATTGTTTCATATATAAATGAATCTATCAAAAAAGGAAAATCTCATTTTGTTGTTATTGTTGCTGAAGGTATTGGAGAATCTGAAAAAATAGCATTTCAGATTGAAGCGTTAACTGAAATTGAAACAAGAGTCGCAATTTTAGGGCATATTCAAAGAGGTGGTTCACCAACTGTTTACGATAGAGTTATGGCAAGCCGTATGGGTGTAAAAGCAGTTGAACTTCTTATGGAAAATAAGGCCAACAGAGTTGTTGCTTTTAAAGATAACAAAATTGTGGATTATGATATTACCGAAGCATTAAATATGAAAAAGGGTATTGATGAACAGTTATACGAAGTATTTACTGATATAACATATTAA